A stretch of DNA from Arachis hypogaea cultivar Tifrunner chromosome 19, arahy.Tifrunner.gnm2.J5K5, whole genome shotgun sequence:
TTTAAGAGAAAACGATGTCCTTATACTATGCTTTTTCAAATAATCAGAATTTTTCAGCAGCAACAAGGAGTGTATGGCTTCGTTATTTTGTCCAAACTCCAAAGGCAAAGCAAAAACATTGGTAAATAGCAAATACTACTGATTATCCTTATCCCCTAAATGATTAGTCTAAAAATGAATTATCCTTCTAAGGAGAAAGTAAATAACTAGACAACACATCTTACCCtccccaaaaaaagaaaaaaaaatcgtgCTGAAATATAATAAGATTAGTTTCATGTGATAAAATTTTTCAAAccttaaatttttattgatattttaaaaaattagccaaaATTCTCATATTGTCCCTATTTGTTAGCTTCTACCTCATGGACACCGAGAACATTTTTTTCCCTATATCTCACTTTCAAAAAAGCCTCCATCACCACCAGCTTGAGCTAGGAGACactggtagcgtttgttttgaggtattgagacagagactgagaaactgagactcagtatcatgtttatTGGTTTAGAGATTGGTACTAAAGTTTCTGTTTCTATCCCTAAAATTTCagagtacctccaaaaagtagggacataggagactaaaatttttagagatgaaaaCTGAAACttcaataacattttatacctaaaatatcttcatttcaattaattaatttcaattaaattagagtttcatttttatttcaatttctgtctcccactttgcaccaaacagaatactgaaatttatttcaatctctgtctcttagtctctgtttCTCAGTCTCAGTCCTTCCGTCTCTGTCATCGCTATAGTGGAGAAGGTAGCCTTTGATGCTTCGTGCGCTTGTCCTTCATCATAATTTGCTTGCTATCATTATTATGAGTGAACACCCAAATCCAGAGTCTTACAATAATCACATTTGCGTTTAtagataaaaaataacaaaaaaaaatgaaactttCAAAAAAACTAAACAGATAAACTAAGATAATCATAAACCCATTGGATCACAGTTAAACCAAGATAatcataaagaaaattacaaggCAAACAATCATAGTAAAATGTGCAAACTTATATTAAAGCATAGGAAAAGATTTAGTGAGTTTACTATGGTAATTAATGGATTACCAAAGGTGCTAATGTGAAAAACGGATTGTACTGTCATAAAAACAAGTAATAAGGGTGCCTCCATAATTGTGACATTTGATTCTAGCACAACCTAAATAAGTAGTTGCAGGCCATATAATGTGACCGTAAACAATACAATTAAGGGTACCATCAATGCAAGAGTTAGATTTATAGTCAtaatttgttttgtgttttagcCACTCAGCCACAGCTTCTACACCTGACACAGATCCTGGATGATATGCTGAATTTTGGCCATATTTATTACCAACAAAAGTCGCATCATGAAATCCTTTCTTGCAGTCCGAAATGTGTTTCTTCACGAATTTGCGAGCATGCAATGTAAGCTGCAAGTCCCACTTCAGTGGCTTAACCCCAACTTCTGCACGTGCATCATTGTGAGCTTTAACATAGTCTTTTGGAAGATTTTGTGCCATTAAAAACAATGGAACTATACTTATAAAACTTATTATCACAACCCAAATCTTCAGCGGCATTTCCATGatctatttttctaaaataatttcttTGATGATTGCAAATATTAAATACTAATACTATTCAGTattctgtatatatataaaacatgGTTGTAACTAGGTGCacttaaatatatacatatagatTTATAAGACGATTGAGAAGCcaacaataaataaaagtaataataataagaatgtttttatttaacctatagtgttaaattgatt
This window harbors:
- the LOC112779181 gene encoding pathogenesis-related protein 1-like; amino-acid sequence: MEMPLKIWVVIISFISIVPLFLMAQNLPKDYVKAHNDARAEVGVKPLKWDLQLTLHARKFVKKHISDCKKGFHDATFVGNKYGQNSAYHPGSVSGVEAVAEWLKHKTNYDYKSNSCIDGTLNCIVYGHIIWPATTYLGCARIKCHNYGGTLITCFYDSTIRFSH